The sequence gctgattaaaaatttagctttgtaatttttttttaaacaatatgaATTGTTGTCGTGTTTTCCCAtacgattttttaaaaaaattatctttgtcgatttttattttttttaatattgagttagttaagaattataattacaataaagctaaatcatatgaggaaagagttgtagtttttctcacaaaaaactgtggattgctacattatttctctaaatggttttttattttattttattggggaaaacactatagttttcttcacaaaacattgtgaattgctacaatgtttttcctcatgggtttttttacttccaaaattatctttgttggttttttttttaatattaagttggtagagaatttagttttgtaattttttttgctttttattaacagaaaaagctaaatcatgtggcgaaAGCATTatatctttcctcacaaaatattCTAGATTgctacaaattattttgttcagtctTTAAGTTTTTGATtaccaacataatttttttttctgtcatgaAATATTTACTCAATCATAcatttagtttctattacttatgTAGCGTTGATTCACAATTATAATACTATTAAGtgcatttgttttataaactCGTAGCAACATGCAGGCATGTTATCCcgtgtatatataaaaatttgagaCAAAAATAGTAAATCGTAGATAATTGATACATCATCACCTCCAAATAATGATACATCATCAActtcaactaataaaaaaataaaaaacatacttAAAAAGTAATATCCCatcttaatatataattgaattttgtcccttttttagtatttcaaatattgaaaaatcatcatatAAACATTAGCTGAATTTAATCCTACATTAGTTAAATTTAACTTTTCTAAATAgcattttatattaactttcaATTTATGATACAATTTATTCAGTGACATATAAAGTCAATTTTACCTTCCAAAAAActgagaaatattatttttctttcataattaGTTTATAAAACCTTTAGATTGTATCTGATTTCTTGGCTTAACATTTCTCTTTATTGCccttcaaataaattattctttatgagttttattttctcactttttttcaagaggaatgattttaaaaaaaaaacaaggcaaatgacaaaaagaaatcaaatagaACTCAAATAACTAGAACATCGGTTTTTGTAACGAGgaataagaataagaaaaacacCATGGCAGATCATCAAAACGGGGAAAAACCACAACGGTCTCcacaaacaagaagaagaagggaaaatGACATTTTAGTGCCCCGGAACAAGAGCCGTACGCATGCCATTGATGCAAGTCAGTTGCTTCGAGTCAGGCATCCCAAGAACATATCATTCTCAGGAACGATTAGCAATGCAAGTTTAAGTTTTGCTACATTAAATATTACCTTGACCACTCAAAACAGAGATAAGGCTAATGCATCTGCTGAAGAGGCTTTTGAAGATTGTTGTGACGACTGAGGCCAAATGCTCTTGTGCACCAGCATAGCATGTATCTGTCATGAATCCCGATCGTGgctaaatttgttttcattgattttctATTAACTGTTTAACATATGAACAAGCTCATTCATTTCTGAGCAAAGAATAACGGCATTCTCCTACATCTACTTTAGCATCTACCTtcatttcaatttggttttcgTTTCAAGTTCTATCAAGCTATATTCAATATCGACAATCTATATGCTACAACATTCACCAAGGACAACCCTGCACTCCAGAGAATCGATTCGTCTGCTCCAAAGAAAAACAGCAAGCAAGAAATATGACAGTGAATCAATCCTGTGATGTAGCAGAATATTCAAAAAGGAGCCGTTTGGAGGGAGCAGATTGTAGGAGCACTCGCAAACGGCTTGTGAGCTGGTAGATCAAGGTCCATTGCATAGCCATTTCTGAGTCCTTCATCTGCCTTACAATGGAGGCCTGAAAACAGTAGAacgaaaaaaacaaatgctttAGATGACAAATGGATTTTAGATGACCTAATACAAAGGATCATGACACCAGTCTTCAAAACAAGGACCAAGCTGGAGCATCTTGAACCCACATCTAAATGAACAGCAAACCCTTTTCAGCCTCTTTCATTCTCATCATCAGTTACATTATCCAGAAGagacttcaaaaaaaaaaagattattagaGGGGTAAGTGAAGGACTGAGATAACCTGAAGGCGTTTCCCAAGCTGGACCTCGACCTCCGTACCGCATGAAATATTATTTGCCAGAGATTTTAGAGGATCAACTGTAGGATCAACAGAAAGTAAACTAGGAATCTGTGGAGCGTAGACTAGCCTCCATCTAGCATGCAAAAACTCTCCCTTCCCTTCTAATCTTGGCATCAATTGTTCAAGTGTTGCAGTTGCAAGCTTTTTAAATGCAAGCTGGCCATCACCCTCCAATATGGACTCTGCCAATTGACTCTCAAATACTCTAGCAGCCTGCATGAAAGGAAAATTAACATTAGATTGCCTTGAGAAAATATGTTAATCCAAATTTGGCAACAGCAAACAAGACCCTGAATCACAAACATGATAAGTGCACGcgaatgcatgcatgcatgcatgcatgcatagataacataaaaaaatgcttGATATCCCTGATCTCTTTCTACCTTGCTAGATAAAAATACACGAAAAATACAATGGAGAACATGTGCTGTACTGTATACATATCCATTCACAACTACAGTTTCCAGACCTCTCAACCATGAGACATTCTGATACATTAAAGCTCATCTCTAGTAGTTGACAGGGTGGATGAGAAAATTCTCATGTTACCTCAGTTGGTGAGAGGGCATCTTGTTCCACAGAACTTGAGGTTACCACCAGTTTGTCCTGCCAATTGCTGGCACGGCTTTGAATCTTAAATTGCCACTCCGATCCAACCAAAACTAAGTCTAACATGGGATCGAGTCCATACTCAGGCTCAAATTTTGCTATATTTAAATGCTCCCGCTTAAGCCTCACCTGAATTtggaaaaattaaacttaaataaaacaaagagcaCAAATGCTGCatggaaaaatatttaagaagaaGATAGTTACTCACTTGAGTTGCAACTAGATTCACATCACCATTTTCAAATGTGAGAACACCTTTTGGTTTTATCTGTTTGGGGTGAGCCAAGCCATTGAGCTCAATCCCTCCACTAACAGCAAAATTGAGAATCAAAGGATACACTACCCTCAACTCTGGTCCTAAAACAAGCTTCAAATCACTAAGGCGTATATCTATTTTTGGTTTAATGTTTACTTGCTCCAAATCCTTTTCAACTTTATTTGATTTAACTGCATGTGCACAAAATAAGCATCagaaaaaaagttcaaagaaTTTGCTAACAAaagaaacctaaaaatttaacaGCTTTAAATGCAAGGCATTTTGTCAGTGAGGATCCTTTCATGTCAGCCTGAAGGTTGACCAGGTCCttcatttaaagttttaaacaaatatttcaaagagttgatatttaatttcatttcatttctcaGACATATTTAGTACCCCATTATAAGAAACCAACAATTTAACATGTTACCAGCAGGTTGAGGGAACTTGGTCTTTGAAGCAGCAGGTTCTGAACTGAAAAACCGTGAAACATATCTAGATGCAACTGCGTGGTTGACACCCCCAGCTGGAAGCCTGGACTGACTGGATGACAACCTATTGAAAGGAGAAGCTCCACTACCTCTATCATGTGGTAGATATGCTTCTCCGTGGCTCAATTTAATATTCCCTGATATGTTTGGTTGTAATATCGAACCAGTTACTTGCATCTGGGTGTCAACCTGACCACTGATTTGGGCAAGACATTAGTACTCTAGAAACTAAGAATGATCATGCATTCAGCAACATAATTATCAAtgtataaaatttcaaaaggcATGTACCACAtggaatcaaattttaaatggaAAATATATTCTCAACAACCCAAGGcgcatattttataaaaaaatgcatcTGTTATAAATTGCATGGCATACCTCAGTATATTTTTAGCCCGCACTTCCAGAACTTcacatttcaaatcaattttatcacCAAGAGATGCTTCACTTGTTCTGAGAGGCAGATTGCCTTTTATGAGCAGCTTACCCCTTCTGCTTACCCGGCTCTCCAATGAAGTGATGCATAGCCTATTTGATTTTACATGGACAGTACCACCAAAGTTTGTGAGTGGTTTTCGGAGTACTGGTGATAATATAGAAGCCCTGTGGAATGTCGCAAATCCATCAAGCACAGGTTGATCAACAGTACCTCTGACCTGTTTGATTAGAAAGAAaattccaataaataaaaaatcagggATATCAGAGAAAATTTAGATATATAAGATTGAGAGAGCCCACAAGTACTATATCTTGACTAGCCtacctgaagcataatgtcagCATTGCCATGAAGCCAGTTGACATAAGGAGATAAAGCTGTCAATAGCATCATTCCCCCATCCTTGATATCAGCATCAACCCTAACTTCTCCTACATCTAAAAAGTTCCAGTTCAAAACTTTGAGACTTTCAGCTAGTTGATTATTCCTACCATCTTCAACCCTCTCTCTATAAACCTTCTCCCTGGCTTCGTCAGCATACCCTTTATCCCTTTCCTTCTCCCAGCCAGGCACCCATTTTGCTCTACTTTTATCTGTTTCTTGATCTTCTTCCTCCAATGAAGTATTTTGGACAAAATTAATAGGAACACTTCCTTGTATGTGTACATGGCCATTTTGGATGATTGGTTCAAACTTGGCATTAAATAGAAAACGACTGGTCGAGGTAAGGGAAGCAACAACTTCAGCTCGTCCAAGATCAATGCCCCCGATAGCACCATCCAAGAGCCTTACTTGAACGTCACATTCTGGTTTTGCAAGACTTCCTCTAAGATCTCCTTCCATGTGTAATATACCCCGAATTGGGGCTAACAGTTGCCGTAAAGAATGAACAATATCAGCAGCTGAAGATTCAATGACCTGAACTACTGTCGGAACTAGACTAACAGGAAAATTCAGAACAGCAAAATGAAGATTGGTTTTGGGCCCTAACAAAGTTCCATCGGCATGTATTGTGGCATTATCCTTTTGAATAAAGATCCTCTCAAGCCGCAAACCATCATTGTTGCTGTACGCACCAACTGCCACAACACGCTGAGTTTTGTAGGTGCCCCACTCCCAATCCTCCCCATGAAAGTCAAACTCAGCCTGGAAAAACAAAAGCACAAgggaaataaaaagagaaacgAGAAAGAGCCATCTAAAGGAAGAGGGCCAGAATTTTTTAGGAATcatgaaaagatcaaaaactATACCATTGTGTCTCCATTGCCTCCACCACTTGCATCAAGAGAGCCATGCCAGCGGCCTTTAAGTTCAGCTAAACCTGGAAGACTTATGTCTTCAAGAATAACTTCATTTGATGGTGTATAATGCCCTCGCATtacctgaaatttttttttgagctgTTAAATCTACCAGACACATGAACTTGGCTGTTACTATGAACATGAAGCTTTTTAATAAGTTATGAAGACATCAAACATGTTGTAGTTTATCAACAAACTACCTCAAGCAAGTCTTGAGAACATTCTGGATACAACCCTACGGACTGCAAACTTTGCATGAAAAGATCCTGCAAAGAAGTGGCACACCTATCAGGGATCTCTAATTGAAAGATCCAAGTACTGTAAACATCTCAAACTGTAAACTAATAAGAAGTGATATGATTCAATCCACAGTAAGATGATTGTCACGGTATATGTCCATTTCAATTACTTAAGTGAATACAACCTTTGATCTAGATCGAACAGCAGGATCTGTACTTCTAGAAAGAAGCCTTGCTAGCGGAAGCATCTCAGCAACCTCAGCTCGAGGAACTTCAAGTCTCATTCTCCATCTTCCCATAGAAGATATGACACTACCTAGATGTCCAGTCATTGCCATTTTGAACAGGCCACCATTTTCCTTTCCAGCAAGGTTTCTGTCCCGAGTGCCAGGCAACACATATTCACCTTGAAGCTCATAACAGCTATTGATTTGTTCCAAAACAGTTTTTTCGAGAGTGATCTAAACAATAGCATATCATTCAGTAACAAAATCATTAACCATGCAGtagcaaaagggaaaaaaaagaatatctaTCAATCTATCTATCTCTCCACACATGCGAGCATGCATATCCATATGATAATTTCAGGAGATAGCTATTGGAGCATGAGCTATATAAAGAAGTGATAATTGTTGCAATCATGCTACATTAGAACTTGTACTCTTAATCCAAAACAGTTTTTTCAGAAATGATCAGGTCAGAGAACAGCCAATTAATATTGTAAACATCTCCTCCTTGcccaaaaaaattcagaagtaccAATGTGATTATGTCATATGGATGCTATTTGAGAGATAATAGAAAACTACTCTCATGACATGAATTCACATCGGATGAGTCTAAGTTTagttgatttgttgtttttaactATAATGAGAAACACTAACATACTAACAGGAAAACACAAGTTCCAGCAATAGAAAACCACTGAAGACATaattagggggggggggggacactGGGAATCGCATACATGATCCaaacatgaatttaaaaaaaaaatcccatttgACATGAAAAATTACGCTTTACTTTGAGacagaattaaaaatatacttttcatAAGATAGTTTTGACTTTGATTCTAAGATGTTTGGTAAGCACACTCTAATTCAACCTGAATGTCAAATACTAAGTTATAAAAGGGCATCAACAGAAGCATGCAAGACATTGCTTGCTTCACTATCCACCCATGGAACCAATCAATCTTTAACGCAAAATCAAAGAGGACATGCCAAAgttaagattattattttattaaagttcAACAAGTAGATATAAAGAATTCTCAAACTATTAGACTGCGCATTTGTACCAACATGGTCAACTTCATGGTACAAAAACTTTAGATCAATTACTCACAACATCGCCACTCCATCTAGCAGCCACATCTAGGGCTTCACCAAGCACACCACTAAATTTTGGATGAAGAACAGATAACACACCATGACCCCTTCTTTTCTGAAGATTGAGCTGAATTTCTGCCTGCACGTAAACAAGCAGCCAAGGACATAaaattttcaagtccaaaatggTAACTGATACAATCATCATCAAGAAAAGTCTAGTGAATCACAATTCCAATAGCAGGaaattatttgaattgttttcGGAAAAAAATAGGAGGAGCATAAAGAGTAGATACTTCTATCAGACTtcacaaaaatattgatgaactaAATTTCCAGCGAAAGATGCATCAAAAGTGATTAAGATGGTTGTCACATTTTCCTCAACTAACTTCCATCAAGATTTAGGATTCTTTCAAAGAGAAGAATTTTGCCCCTATACCCAAACAAAATCCACCTCACTTATTATTTGGGATTTCCTTACAAGTTTTTGTcacattttttaacttttcttcaTAAGCTTACTGTCTAGAGAAAAGCAGGATCACGTACCTCATTACTGTCAGAAGTTACAATGTGTTCTGATAGTAAATTCAAGTAACAGATCTTCTCACACAACAATGCCCACTATAAAGAAATTGCATCCACTTCCTAGATTATCACGGTCATGATACGCTGGCCATGAACATTATTATAGGGAGTAGAAAACTCAAAACACTTTACTATCTTTTTGACAGCTCAGAAAGACAGCATCTAGCAGTCAAATGATCTGGTATTTATGggtataattgaaataaatgaaggtCCATATCATTTGTTTGTTTAGGAAGACCTGTGAAGGGATTTCTACAGACCATGATCAAGCTCAACATTTAATTGAGACATGTAAAACAGATTGTGGAACATTCCTGCTAAACTTGAAAGCCTATAACACTCGGTTATATATGTCTATAGAGTTTGATGATTAAGTTTGGGCTCCATACAAAAGACTTAAGCCTTGTGATGGTTGGTCCATTCAACATCCTTTgtattagtttatatttttgtatttaatcaaTGTGGGATATATTCACCAACACTCCCACTCACTTGCAACCCATCTTTTAGGGTCTATCAAGTGGCTTGGTCTCTAAGATCTTTGCCGAATCGTTGGGCCTCTTTGAGGCTCAGAGACTATATAGAATTTGATAGTTTAGTTCCATCCAAAAGACTTGGATCTTGGTGTTGTCAAGTGGTTTGGGCTCCAAGACCTTTGCTAGATCATTGTAACAAAATGGCTCCGCcaccatattaaatttaatagttGAGTTTAGGTTCAATCCAAAAGACTTCATTCTTGTGGTGACGCTCATTCTCAATCTTTTATActgttttgatttcttttatttattagatattgAATAGtttcatttaacaaaataaaaaattaagaatgagTCAACCACCACAaggcttaagtttttttatggaATCCAAACTTAAATATCAAGTTTTATATGGTGTTAGAGCCTCAAAAAGGCCCAACAATCCAGTAAAGGTACTGGAGCCCACACCACTTGACAGGCCCCAAAAGATGGGCTGCAAATAAAAGGGTTTGTTGGTGGACATATCCCACATTGACtagatacaaaaaaataaactaaaataaaacacGTTAAATGACCAAACAGTTATGAGTTTAAGCCTCAACATTCCATTCTCTAAGATTAAAAATGATCATTCTctgtaattgaaataaaaaaaaaactaagtacaAGGTAGTGGGGGACCTATGCAAATTCACTTGAGAGAgtatattaaagaatatatagAATCATTATTAGGACCTCACTTAAGAGCTTACAATAGTTCTTTGATATGATACTAGAGTCTAGATGATCAAACGATCATCACGAGTTTTAGTTTCACCACCCCCgctctaattaaaattaaaaaaaattaaacacaatataTGATGGACTTGTGCAAGTTTAAAACCTAAATGACTTTCAGTTGAGAAGGGGTTTGAGAGAATTTATAAAACCATCCTTGAAGCTTTACCAAACAGCTTATGTGTTTAAATTGAGTGAACTTATACAAGTTTCAAACTCAAAAGGCTTTCACTTTAAGGAGTGTgtttaagaatatataaaacCATTCTTAAAGTATCGCCTTGAAACTTATACTTTTGGGTTGAAACGGTTCTTGACAACGTTTATATCTTAGAAACAACTAAATCACAAGAAAATATCAGGTTCAGCCATAAAGGTcagcatgtaaaataaaagaagccCGAGTAAGCAGCTGAAatgttgaagaaaaacaaaacagattCATTCTTATTGATAACTGCATTCCAACTTAACAGGATATACCAACAAGGCTTACCCTTTGTATTGTTCCACGAAGAGAAGCCAACTCCAACTCATCCAGCGGCAAATTTCGTACCTACAACAACCTCATAAAAGgcagaaaaaatcaattatccaTGTTCtgcaaaagaaaatcattttcaatataACACAGAATGAATAAAATTCCaagtaaaaatgcaaaaattttccttttcttctctcttttttcccccaAATCATGGGACCTACAGATACCTCCAAAGTAGCAGAATGCTGAGGTTGGAAAGAGACGTTAGCTTTTAGTTGTCCCTTTTGAAggttaaaagacaagaattttctGTTTGGTGAGCTCTCATCATAACCAGGTTGTAATGGGCCCAAAACCTCCACAGCAAGACTTTCGTCTGGCCTACCCATGGCATCCACCTGCGCCACCAGAATAGATTGCCATGTAAAACAAGATGAGGTAAAAGGCAAGTGTAGGAAGAAGATACCCACAACCTCTGTTTTCATGTTCGTTTTAACCATATCAAAATAGCAAGTATTCACATAACTCACAGATCAAAATAGGATATCTCATGCAAAAACATTAACTCTGACTCCTACATTAACAAAGCAATCCAGGTCTTACAACTTCCTCGAGGTGAATATAAGCACATAGAAtggcatatttaaaaataaatgcacaatatcaaaacacacacacacacacatagacACATACATTGAGGTGAAAGAAAGCCACTACCTTGATTCGATCGCGTGAAATGCTCAACTGTCCAGCCAACTGAGGTGCAAGCATCAACTGGTTCAGCCTAAGACCTGTGACCGAAACCTCACCAACAAGACTTTGTGTACCTTGCGCAGTCCCTTCTACTTTCACATGTTGCATGTCCCTCCCAGAAGCAAGATCTTGCTCATTAACAATACTGGAAGGTTTTAGCACCTTTCcctgaaatttgatttttcctgTTGCTTTCAAATGTGTGGGTCTTGGAGaatcaaaaggataaaaagataCCAAGCTGAAAAACTCGAAACCACGCATTCGTAGATCCAACTCAACTCCTTCAACAGTAAATGGCAAAATTTTATTTCCATCAAACTCCTTTCTGTCTGGGAAGTATTCATCAGGATAAGACGTTTGAACTTTTGTGTCTAACTCAAAAGCAACAGATGAAGATTTAATTGTAATATAATCATGTGAGATCACTATATCTCCCCGAGCATCACTAAATGACCCCTCAGCTTTTGGCGCAATCCACTTGATGTCAAACCTCCTATGTCCAGAAGGAATTGCCAATCAACCACAGTACAGTACATGCAAACAAAATCATAGAATGAACAACTAATGCGCAATGACAAGGATAAGCTTATGGAGCTCACGGTCTTAAGAGGGATCCAGAAAGTTTTGTTTCTCCAGTTAGGTCCCCTAATTTTAGAGGCATCGACTGTAGGTACTCTGGAATATATCGATGTATAATCTTATCAGAGGAAAAGTTTCCAGAAAAATTAACGTCTATTGCTGCATCATCCACTTCACCCTGTGACAAAGTGTTCCATATCAGAATggaatggaaaaataaaataaacttaggGACAAGCATTCCATGCATCAAACCACTGATCAGGTAACATGGCAAATGAAAGACATCAAAGATGACAGCCTAAATGGTAGAAACTTAATTACATGCTCGATTCAGATCAGAAGTTCGAAGGAATCCATAAAAAGCATGGCATGGTAGGATCATAAAAGACCAAGAGCAACTTGCTAAAATAGAATTGTACTGGCAACAGCGTGGAGTTAGAAAATCAAAGGTCTGTTTTCTTCGCTACGCCCTCTAGTGTTAACAAAAATGTTAGCTCTTACATTCACATGTTAAGATACGAATATGCTCGagatcaattgaaaaaaaaaaaaaaaaaggaaactcaTGCATGTCGGCGGAAAACAGAAAATATCAATTGTATCCAATCATCTGCTATGATTTCAAATCCAAGACAAAGTCTAAAAATTATGCTACCCTGGATTTTCTTGTCTTTCCTGATAAAAATATGGTTCAAAGGAAATGCTATTTCAGAGTTTTATCAACACTTGTCTAGGCGAAGATCCAACTAGAAAGAAAGTGCATAAGATAATCCAACTGTAATCATTTACTCTTCAGAGTGAAATTTGGTATAAAATATGAGACACAAAACACCACAGGAGAATCTAGAAAGCCCAATCCTAGTTCACAATGCAACGAAACATGTCAGCTCACCTCCTAGCTGACTGTGTATCTGTGCGTGTCGAGAAAGacagagaaggaaagaaagagaggtTATAGCACAAGCAGTTTACCTCTGGGCAAATCCATGCATTCCCTGCTCCTCTAATTTCACCACCATCTACAAGGCTAGCTCTAATTCCATACAAGTCAGCAACCTATGTCGTGAAAATATATAGCACAATAATTAAATCTGTAccgaaattgaaaaaaagttgcCATTCTAGCTTAGGACTTGTGTgatcaaatattcaaaacaaacttACACAGTTATCAGTGTTAAATGTGAAATTGGCTGATAAATATGAAAAGGGAATGCGATCAAAGGCTGCCACAGCACCAGCCTCTTTGCTTTTTAACATTGCTTCCAGTGCAACAGATGCAGGGACATCTGAAAATGAATGAGATATCTTCCTCGAAACCACTCCACTTCCCACAAATATAGGAGCATCCAGTGGACCTTGACAGTTAAATACAGCAGTTACAGAACCAGCTAACTGAAGCCAGTGGAGAAAGAAGATggagaaaaaatcaaagtagTCAGTATGAATTCATTCTTGCTTTGTTATAAAATATAGTGATTACCCAGATCAATTTGACAATATTATAGGAATTAACcggccagaaaaaaaaattgaacttttgAGTGCATACTCAATAAAGAATTCAATGAAATACAGACACACTTACCGGGAACAATAAAGGTCTCATCTTAAAAGTTTTCATCAGAGCATTTACTTCGACACAAGGGACCTAAATCAATTGATAATGCACATATTATTGGTTTGATAGGAAATaatacaacaaaattaaaacaagtaaCATGCCACTGCAACCTGCCAGTTCGAGGTCAGAAAAATTCCAACTGTATTGTAACTATAAAAACATTCAGACATATATACAACATACATAATGTATTCAACAACTAGTTATTAGCAAGATTAAAAAGGTATTAGACTACAGAGTTTAGGTTCTTATTATAAAAGAAAGCAATGACAGAACAAAAACATACTGAATGGGTTGTAACCAAAGTTCTAACAGA is a genomic window of Populus alba chromosome 18, ASM523922v2, whole genome shotgun sequence containing:
- the LOC118051075 gene encoding protein TIC236, chloroplastic isoform X2; this encodes MSLKLNSPFLGIPVNVRNRTHSLCSGRGHLSKRGFGKCVCVKKYSDWVAQAIRFSHFFGKNVELLRNAIGLRNGLRVECVKEPFVQSKALVRSLAPVWKEGLLIVRCSVFGAVISGVCLLVWYGQNRAKCYIEAKLLPSVCSVLSDYVQREIDFGKVRNVSPLSVTLESCSIGPHGEEFSCGEVPTMKLKLRPFASLRRGKIVIDAILSHPSVMVVQKKDYTWLGIPSSEGGLQRHLSNEEGIDYRTKTRRLAREESAARWDIERDDGAKEAAEKGYTVPERDPDIAGYDVPKKDATHSTDLTNYEFFPFMDDKMHWKDHHCMDTGLDYDKRHAHLEKSFGVKFPGSGLKLWSSVIRGPKKLKFKKKANGSDISAASINAKRRILERSATAAVAYFQGLYSEKSDEPSQSPGGYDVMNLDSLLAQSGGDYSLDISIDASTGDEDSTAKSQNKDSVNQPLEAGQNVHGHIDKFNIIRDTFLATVVHLVEVQKVIENYPSIRNLSGDAKTNNINDVDLAVDAVNRRIGASDSGTQSHHASQSLSSVKLERGPATYLPVPGWSLSLASGLPSFSRRLSNLLSHLLAGPFQEIKSGVGPKVEDIVAELVDGVDVVQSEGIEKMLPVSLDSVHFKGGTLMLLAYGDREPREMGNVNGHLKFQNHYGRVHVQLSGNCRMWRSDAVSEDGGWLSADVFVDVVEQTWHANLKIINLFAPLFERILEIPITWSKGRATGEVHMCMSRGETFPNLHGQLDVTGLSFQINDAPSWFSDISASLCFRGQRIFLHNASGWFGNVPLEASGDFGIHPEEGEFHLMCQVPCVEVNALMKTFKMRPLLFPLAGSVTAVFNCQGPLDAPIFVGSGVVSRKISHSFSDVPASVALEAMLKSKEAGAVAAFDRIPFSYLSANFTFNTDNCVADLYGIRASLVDGGEIRGAGNAWICPEGEVDDAAIDVNFSGNFSSDKIIHRYIPEYLQSMPLKLGDLTGETKLSGSLLRPRFDIKWIAPKAEGSFSDARGDIVISHDYITIKSSSVAFELDTKVQTSYPDEYFPDRKEFDGNKILPFTVEGVELDLRMRGFEFFSLVSFYPFDSPRPTHLKATGKIKFQGKVLKPSSIVNEQDLASGRDMQHVKVEGTAQGTQSLVGEVSVTGLRLNQLMLAPQLAGQLSISRDRIKVDAMGRPDESLAVEVLGPLQPGYDESSPNRKFLSFNLQKGQLKANVSFQPQHSATLEVRNLPLDELELASLRGTIQRAEIQLNLQKRRGHGVLSVLHPKFSGVLGEALDVAARWSGDVITLEKTVLEQINSCYELQGEYVLPGTRDRNLAGKENGGLFKMAMTGHLGSVISSMGRWRMRLEVPRAEVAEMLPLARLLSRSTDPAVRSRSKDLFMQSLQSVGLYPECSQDLLEVMRGHYTPSNEVILEDISLPGLAELKGRWHGSLDASGGGNGDTMAEFDFHGEDWEWGTYKTQRVVAVGAYSNNDGLRLERIFIQKDNATIHADGTLLGPKTNLHFAVLNFPVSLVPTVVQVIESSAADIVHSLRQLLAPIRGILHMEGDLRGSLAKPECDVQVRLLDGAIGGIDLGRAEVVASLTSTSRFLFNAKFEPIIQNGHVHIQGSVPINFVQNTSLEEEDQETDKSRAKWVPGWEKERDKGYADEAREKVYRERVEDGRNNQLAESLKVLNWNFLDVGEVRVDADIKDGGMMLLTALSPYVNWLHGNADIMLQVRGTVDQPVLDGFATFHRASILSPVLRKPLTNFGGTVHVKSNRLCITSLESRVSRRGKLLIKGNLPLRTSEASLGDKIDLKCEVLEVRAKNILS